A genomic window from Silene latifolia isolate original U9 population chromosome 11, ASM4854445v1, whole genome shotgun sequence includes:
- the LOC141613849 gene encoding uncharacterized protein LOC141613849, which translates to MTEVHCPPYSVHPGGQKVYKDLKKTFSWPNMKKDVAEFMAKCLTCQRVNVSNANHKIRFSHLRCHSENDGQTERTIKALEYMSRSCAMEFGGSWEDRMDLIEFSYNTSYHTSIGITPFEAFYGRKCRSPISWDDSAEIVVLGLEMV; encoded by the exons ATGACGGAGGTTCATTGccctccttattcagttcacccaggtGGTCAGAAGGTTTACAAGGACTTAAAGAAAACATTTtcgtggcctaatatgaagaaagATGTGGCCGAGTTCATGGCTAAGTGTCTAACTTGCCAAAGAGTAAATGTGAGCAATGCAAACCACAAgataagattcagtcacttgaggtgccATAGTGAAAATG atggtcagactgaaaGGACTATTAAGGCTTTGGAATACATGTCGAGATCTTGTGCCATGGAGTTCGGTGGAAGTTGGGAAGATAGGATggacttgattgagttttcatataacACCAGCTATCACACCAGCATTGGGATAACACCGTTCGAGGCTTTTTATGGCAGGAAGTGCAGAAGTCCGATtagttgggacgatagtgctgagatAGTGGTTTTAGGACTAGAGATGGTGTAG